One window of the Patescibacteria group bacterium genome contains the following:
- a CDS encoding DNA methyltransferase, whose protein sequence is MIDKTNLKVEYVPAEELNPAEYNPRQWEDSAVAHLTESIERFGLVDPLIVNSAPNRENVVIGGHFRLHIAKELDIKEVPVVYLNIPDVEREKELNLRLNRNTGDWDLELLKEFDIGALLDVGFDDADLSDIWDDVLEIEDDYFDTEKELEELGEPETKPGQLFQLGKHKLFCGDATNAKHVAKLVADNQVDMIYNDPPYNISLDYNKGIGTSGKYGGTKTKDDKTREEYTEFIRRALQNSLSVAKEDTHIFTWCDENYIGLIQELYAQLGISLKRVCLWIKNNQNVTPQIAFNKAYEPCVYGTIGSPFLSEKIRNLTEVLNKEVGSGNRLLDDIEDYLNIWLTKRLPAQDYEHPTEKPPTLHEKPPTLHEKPLRRCTKPGDVILDLFGGSGSTLIACEQLKRTAYLMEIEPIFCDLIIRRFERISNEKARLIN, encoded by the coding sequence ATGATCGATAAGACAAATCTTAAAGTTGAATACGTTCCAGCAGAAGAGCTTAACCCGGCTGAGTATAACCCGCGGCAGTGGGAGGATTCAGCAGTAGCGCACCTTACTGAAAGTATTGAAAGGTTTGGGCTGGTAGATCCATTAATCGTTAACTCCGCACCAAACCGGGAAAATGTGGTTATTGGTGGCCACTTTAGGCTTCATATAGCAAAGGAGCTGGATATAAAGGAGGTTCCCGTTGTTTATCTTAATATCCCTGATGTTGAGCGGGAAAAAGAGCTTAATCTACGTCTTAACAGGAATACCGGAGATTGGGACTTGGAACTTCTAAAGGAATTTGACATTGGCGCTCTTTTGGATGTTGGTTTTGATGACGCTGATCTTAGTGATATTTGGGACGACGTTTTGGAAATTGAGGACGATTATTTTGATACGGAAAAAGAGTTGGAAGAGCTTGGGGAACCGGAAACTAAACCAGGACAGCTTTTCCAGCTGGGAAAGCACAAACTGTTTTGTGGCGATGCAACTAATGCAAAGCACGTTGCGAAACTCGTTGCAGATAACCAGGTAGATATGATTTACAACGACCCGCCATATAACATTTCTCTTGATTATAACAAAGGTATTGGCACCAGCGGTAAATACGGAGGAACCAAAACTAAGGATGATAAAACAAGGGAGGAATATACAGAGTTCATTCGCCGGGCATTGCAGAACTCGCTTAGCGTTGCCAAAGAAGATACTCATATCTTTACCTGGTGCGATGAGAATTACATCGGTTTAATTCAGGAGTTATATGCCCAGCTTGGAATAAGCTTGAAAAGAGTATGCCTTTGGATCAAAAATAATCAAAATGTAACTCCGCAAATTGCCTTTAACAAGGCCTATGAACCTTGTGTTTACGGAACAATTGGTTCACCTTTTCTTTCGGAGAAAATCAGAAACCTGACTGAAGTTCTAAACAAAGAAGTAGGTTCCGGAAACAGGTTATTGGACGACATTGAGGATTATTTAAATATTTGGCTCACAAAAAGACTACCCGCGCAAGATTACGAGCATCCAACAGAAAAGCCTCCAACACTACACGAAAAGCCTCCAACACTACACGAAAAGCCTCTCAGGCGTTGTACAAAGCCGGGGGACGTTATCCTGGACCTTTTTGGCGGTTCGGGGTCAACCCTAATCGCTTGTGAACAACTTAAAAGAACAGCTTATTTGATGGAGATTGAACCAATATTTTGCGATTTGATAATTCGCAGATTTGAAAGGATTTCTAATGAAAAAGCAAGACTTATCAATTAA
- a CDS encoding helicase-related protein, whose amino-acid sequence MAKPSNTGKNTDLTFITNEGERNLLERFKVLIKDTEFFDVLVGYFYTSGFHAIYKSLEDTEKIRILIGISTNPETALLIQEASQLEFQYSHPEAKKHFSNLLAQEMEQSPDDPEIEEGVRKFIEWAAKGKLEIKAYPTENLHAKLYIMTFKKGDRDVGRVITGSSNFTKSGFADNLEFNVELKKSSDYNFAKDKFEELWKHAVDVSDKYVETIQKRTWLNNTIKPYELYLKFLYEYFKSDLSQQEDLFFKYTPPDFKKLEYQKQAVLNAKKILDSYGGVFIADVVGLGKTYVAAMLAQQLEGRNLVLAPPTLLKEANPGSWKNVFKDFNEAATFKSIGKLERLALKGTGEYKNVFIDESHRFRNESTQTYEYLAQICRGKRVILVTATPLNNRPQDILSQIKLFQKSRKSTIPGTPNLVRFFSSLEGRLKGLDRKEDYEKYIDTVQQNGREIRERVLKYLMVRRTRHEVQKYYGEDLEKQNFKFPDVAEPEQIFYQLNSQEDKIFSRTVELIAQEFNYARYMPMLYYEGEDKDFEEQGQKNMGRFMKILLIKRLESSFYAFRKSLERFIYSYEQFLEAYKDGEVYVSKKYINKIFELLENDDDAEIQRLIDKDKAKRYSSKDFDPALKEKLEADLEILNQIQTMWRKVNRDPKLEEFIELLKSNQLLSENKLIVFSESKETAEYLEKNLSQVFPEKVLLFTGGSSASVREKVIENFDARARYPKDNYRILISTEVLSEGVNLHRSNVVINYDIPWNPTRLMQRAGRINRVDTTFEKIYTYSFFPTSQANTEIKLKEAAEYKIQMFIEMLGNDARLLTEGEEIKSHDLFEQLSRKETITGEDQEEESELKYLETIRDIRDDDPDLFEKVKRLPKKARTARKMETREIDALLSFMRKGRLEKFYLTDQAETQELDFFQAANILEIDPKTPRENVGEHYYDYLARNKEEFRFATTEEAIELAKKKGGRDSATKVMQILSSKPIKQYKGFTEEDEQYIRDTVRLLQEGGLPKQTTKTLARELDEELKNSGIDPLKLLAVLRKNIAPEFFKETLAESSAQTAGPREVILSEYLVSSE is encoded by the coding sequence GTGGCGAAGCCTTCCAACACTGGTAAAAACACAGACCTAACATTTATAACCAACGAGGGCGAGAGGAATCTGCTAGAAAGATTTAAAGTCCTCATTAAAGATACAGAGTTTTTTGATGTTTTGGTTGGGTATTTCTATACTAGCGGGTTCCACGCAATTTACAAATCCTTGGAAGACACAGAAAAGATCCGCATTCTCATCGGTATTAGTACTAACCCCGAAACTGCGCTGCTCATCCAGGAAGCCTCACAACTTGAATTTCAATATTCCCATCCCGAAGCCAAAAAACACTTCTCTAATCTTCTTGCCCAGGAAATGGAGCAATCTCCGGATGACCCAGAAATAGAAGAAGGTGTCCGTAAATTCATTGAATGGGCAGCGAAGGGCAAACTAGAAATTAAAGCCTACCCAACAGAAAATCTTCACGCTAAGCTTTATATAATGACATTCAAGAAGGGCGATCGTGATGTGGGGCGGGTAATCACAGGATCAAGCAACTTCACAAAAAGTGGTTTTGCTGACAACTTGGAGTTCAATGTGGAGCTAAAAAAATCAAGTGATTACAATTTTGCAAAAGATAAATTTGAGGAGCTTTGGAAACACGCTGTCGATGTAAGTGATAAGTATGTCGAGACGATACAAAAACGTACATGGCTTAACAATACAATTAAACCTTACGAGCTTTACCTAAAGTTTCTTTACGAATACTTCAAGAGCGATCTTAGTCAACAGGAAGATTTATTCTTTAAGTACACACCTCCAGACTTCAAAAAACTGGAGTACCAAAAACAAGCAGTGTTGAATGCAAAAAAGATCCTAGACTCCTACGGCGGGGTTTTTATTGCCGATGTTGTTGGGCTTGGCAAGACATATGTTGCAGCAATGCTCGCCCAGCAACTAGAAGGTAGAAACCTTGTTTTAGCGCCTCCAACACTTCTAAAAGAAGCAAATCCTGGTTCGTGGAAAAATGTTTTTAAAGATTTCAACGAGGCAGCAACTTTCAAATCAATTGGCAAACTGGAAAGGCTAGCCCTTAAAGGTACAGGTGAATACAAAAACGTTTTCATTGACGAATCGCACCGTTTCCGAAACGAAAGCACACAAACCTACGAATATCTAGCTCAGATTTGCCGGGGAAAAAGAGTAATTCTTGTGACCGCAACACCGCTTAACAACAGACCGCAGGATATTCTTAGCCAGATTAAACTTTTTCAAAAATCACGTAAAAGCACCATTCCCGGGACACCAAATTTGGTAAGATTTTTCTCAAGCCTAGAAGGTCGCCTTAAAGGTTTGGATCGCAAAGAAGATTACGAGAAATATATTGATACTGTCCAACAAAACGGGCGTGAAATTCGGGAAAGAGTACTTAAATATTTAATGGTGCGGCGTACTCGTCATGAGGTACAAAAATATTACGGCGAAGACTTAGAGAAACAAAATTTCAAATTTCCGGATGTAGCGGAGCCAGAACAGATCTTCTACCAGCTAAACAGTCAAGAGGACAAAATATTCAGTAGAACCGTGGAATTAATTGCTCAAGAATTTAATTACGCTCGCTACATGCCAATGCTTTATTACGAGGGAGAGGACAAGGATTTCGAGGAGCAGGGTCAAAAAAACATGGGCCGGTTTATGAAAATACTTCTCATTAAAAGACTAGAGAGCAGTTTCTATGCATTTCGGAAGTCTCTTGAGCGATTTATTTATTCCTATGAGCAATTCTTAGAAGCTTATAAGGATGGTGAAGTTTACGTTAGCAAAAAATATATCAATAAAATTTTTGAGCTTCTGGAAAATGACGACGATGCAGAAATACAAAGGCTTATTGACAAAGACAAAGCCAAAAGATATAGCAGTAAGGATTTTGACCCGGCTCTAAAAGAAAAATTGGAAGCAGATTTGGAAATTCTAAACCAAATCCAAACCATGTGGCGAAAGGTAAACCGTGATCCCAAACTAGAAGAGTTTATTGAATTACTTAAATCTAATCAATTGCTTAGTGAAAACAAACTAATTGTCTTCTCGGAATCCAAAGAAACAGCAGAGTACCTGGAAAAGAACCTTAGCCAAGTATTCCCAGAAAAAGTTCTGCTTTTTACTGGGGGTTCCAGCGCCAGTGTTCGGGAAAAAGTTATTGAAAATTTTGATGCCCGTGCCCGCTATCCTAAAGACAATTACCGGATTTTAATCAGTACCGAAGTTCTCTCTGAAGGTGTGAACCTACACCGTTCCAATGTAGTTATAAATTACGATATTCCTTGGAACCCCACCCGCCTAATGCAGAGGGCCGGGCGCATTAACCGCGTCGATACAACGTTTGAAAAGATTTATACTTACAGTTTCTTTCCCACCAGCCAGGCAAACACAGAAATTAAGCTAAAAGAAGCCGCTGAGTACAAAATCCAAATGTTTATTGAGATGCTTGGTAACGATGCGCGCCTGTTAACCGAAGGGGAGGAAATAAAATCCCACGACCTATTTGAGCAGTTGAGCCGCAAGGAAACTATTACCGGTGAAGACCAAGAAGAGGAAAGCGAATTAAAATATCTAGAAACAATCCGTGATATTCGCGATGATGACCCCGATCTCTTTGAAAAGGTAAAGCGGTTGCCTAAAAAAGCAAGGACAGCAAGGAAAATGGAAACAAGAGAGATAGACGCACTTCTATCTTTTATGCGCAAAGGTCGCTTAGAGAAGTTCTATTTAACAGACCAAGCAGAAACCCAAGAATTGGATTTCTTCCAAGCCGCCAATATATTGGAAATTGATCCTAAAACACCGCGAGAAAATGTTGGTGAGCATTATTATGACTACCTAGCTCGGAATAAAGAGGAATTCCGGTTTGCGACAACAGAAGAAGCAATAGAGTTAGCTAAGAAAAAAGGTGGAAGAGACAGCGCAACCAAAGTCATGCAAATTCTAAGCTCCAAACCAATAAAGCAGTACAAAGGTTTTACAGAGGAAGATGAACAATACATTCGTGATACGGTCCGTCTTTTGCAAGAAGGCGGCTTGCCCAAACAGACCACAAAAACATTGGCTAGAGAACTTGACGAAGAGCTAAAAAATAGTGGTATTGATCCTTTGAAACTTTTGGCAGTGCTAAGAAAAAACATTGCCCCCGAATTCTTTAAAGAAACTTTAGCCGAAAGCAGCGCCCAAACAGCCGGGCCGCGGGAAGTAATCCTTTCCGAATATTTAGTTAGTAGTGAATGA